CCCACGCCCGGCTCGCGGCAGAGCTCCGCGCTCCCGGCGGCGGCAAGCCCTGCGGGGCCGCCAAACTTCACGAGCAGCGAACGCGCCTGATCCAGGGCGCTGCCCTTGCCGGCGCCCTCACCGGTGCGCAGCAGGATGGCGATGAGCTCGGCATCGCTCAGACTCTGCGCGCCGTGACGCTGGAGCCTCTCGCGCGGTTTCTCCGACTCAGGCCAATCCCGAATGGTTGGAGCCCGGCGTTCGGGCAGCCGCGATCCGCGCGGCAGCGGGGCCTCAACGGACGAGGGTTCGCGGGGCGTGATCGGGCGCGCCGGCGGCAGGGGCAGTTGGAGGAGCTGGGCGCTCTCACGGGACTGGCTCATGGATAATCCTCACCTGAGGAGTATCAAAAGCGAATTGCATGCCACTTCAGGAATTTCGCATAACCAATTGAAATTACTGGCGAATACCGGAACAGCAAAAATGCCGTGAAGGCACGGTGGTCCGAAATCCGCACGCGGGGTTCAGAGATCGTCCGTCGCGCTTATTGAACTGATTATGGGGCGGGTTTCAGGGCGATCCGGACCTGCTTGTCGCCGCGCTGGACGACCAGTGGGATCGGCCGCGCCGAGCGCCAGCGTGAGAGCAGGGCCTGCGCAAACTCCAGTGACTCGGCCCGCCGCTCAGCCATCCCGACAATGACGTCGCCGCTCAGGAGGCCGGCAAGGGCGGCGGCGCTCCCTTCGCTCACTTCATCGATGCGCAAGCTGCGAAGCTGGGGAACCTCGCTCATGGTGACGCCCAGATCTGCCCAGCTCACGCGTTTCTCTTCACCCGCCTGCAGTGCGGCAATCACCGGTGCCAGCACCGTGGCCGGAAGGGCCGGGGCAAACCCGTGGGTCTTTTCCTCGCGCGGAAGTACCAGCGCCGCAACGCGCCCTTTCTCATCGAGCACGGGCGCGCCGCCAAGTCCCTTGCGTGGCGAGCCCTGAAGCAGCACCAGCGCTTCGGCCGTATCGCTCTCCAGCGGCACACCGGAGGCCGAGACCGTGGTGCGCACCACCGAGAGTCCGTAGTGGCCCGGGTAACCCGCGATCATCACCGCCGACCCCGGCGCGGGCAGGTCGGTGGCCAGCTTTAGCGGCGCGGCCGGGACGCTGGGCGGCGGCACGGGCTCGAGCAGGGCCAGGTCGTTGTCCTTGTCGGTGCCGATAATCCGCGCGCCGGTCCAGCTCCCGTCCGGGGCCCGCAGGCGAATCTCGTCGGCCCTGGCGATGGCGGTCCAGGTGGTGAGCACATGGCTTTCGGAGACGAAGAACCCGCTGCCCGCGCGCGGACGGCCGCGACCGTCTTCGTCACCGATCGCCTCGACACGCACCACCACCGAACGGGCGCGCTGGGCCAGGTGTGTCCACGCCGAATCGGAGGCGGGTTTGGCCGCGCAGGAGGCCAGCAGACACATCAGGGCAACAACAAAAGCACGCATGGGGGTTACTTCCTTGCCGAGAGGAGATCGGAAATCATCCGGGAAACCGGGCCGAGCAGGATAAAAAGGCCGGCAAAGCTCACGAGCTGTCCCACGCCAGAGAGCGCCGAGAGTGCGGCTGAGAGGTGCGAGACGAGGAAGAGGGCGCCGCCGAAAATCAGGGTGCCCAGACCAAAGTAGAGAGCCTTGCGGTTGAGGGCGGAATCGGTTGCCTGCTCTTTGGCG
This window of the Chrysiogenia bacterium genome carries:
- a CDS encoding serine protease, which translates into the protein MRAFVVALMCLLASCAAKPASDSAWTHLAQRARSVVVRVEAIGDEDGRGRPRAGSGFFVSESHVLTTWTAIARADEIRLRAPDGSWTGARIIGTDKDNDLALLEPVPPPSVPAAPLKLATDLPAPGSAVMIAGYPGHYGLSVVRTTVSASGVPLESDTAEALVLLQGSPRKGLGGAPVLDEKGRVAALVLPREEKTHGFAPALPATVLAPVIAALQAGEEKRVSWADLGVTMSEVPQLRSLRIDEVSEGSAAALAGLLSGDVIVGMAERRAESLEFAQALLSRWRSARPIPLVVQRGDKQVRIALKPAP